In Methylococcus geothermalis, one genomic interval encodes:
- a CDS encoding CopG family ribbon-helix-helix protein: MTTTMGIKLDEETRARLRALGAARQRSAHWLMREAIREYLDREEAIERRNAEADGAWDEYKRTGQFVSDEAMTAWLDTWGTDKEGPCPDLEPRR, from the coding sequence ATGACCACGACCATGGGCATCAAGCTTGACGAAGAGACCCGTGCCCGCCTGAGGGCTCTCGGCGCCGCCCGGCAGCGCTCCGCCCATTGGCTGATGCGTGAAGCGATCCGCGAATATCTGGACAGGGAAGAAGCGATTGAAAGGCGCAATGCCGAAGCGGATGGAGCATGGGACGAATACAAGCGCACCGGCCAGTTTGTCAGCGACGAGGCCATGACGGCATGGCTGGATACGTGGGGAACGGACAAGGAAGGCCCATGCCCAGACCTCGAACCCCGGCGCTGA
- a CDS encoding Hsp20/alpha crystallin family protein, translated as MNALNELKHGVEEAWESLAEGWHRLRERAAGALTRFKPGGSVPAVPKRQEDFYLASPSWALLAGDVYEDDRKLVIRLEVPGMEKEDFNLELRGDMLIVQGEKRLERETSEGRYRILQCAYGHFHRVIPLPAEVVAERVQASYRNGVLKIELPKAAAALPKSVDIPIR; from the coding sequence ATGAACGCATTGAACGAGCTCAAGCACGGCGTGGAAGAGGCTTGGGAGTCACTGGCGGAAGGCTGGCACCGCCTCCGCGAACGGGCGGCGGGCGCGCTGACCCGGTTCAAGCCCGGCGGGTCGGTGCCTGCCGTGCCCAAACGCCAAGAGGATTTCTACTTGGCCTCCCCCTCGTGGGCCTTGCTGGCCGGCGACGTGTACGAAGATGACCGCAAACTGGTCATCCGGCTCGAAGTGCCCGGGATGGAGAAGGAGGATTTCAACCTCGAGTTGCGCGGCGATATGCTGATCGTGCAGGGCGAAAAGCGCCTCGAGCGGGAAACCAGCGAGGGCCGCTACCGGATCTTGCAGTGCGCGTACGGACACTTCCACCGGGTCATACCGCTGCCGGCGGAGGTAGTCGCCGAGCGGGTGCAGGCCTCCTACCGTAACGGCGTGCTCAAGATCGAACTGCCCAAGGCAGCGGCCGCGCTGCCCAAGAGCGTCGACATTCCCATCCGGTGA
- a CDS encoding Hsp20/alpha crystallin family protein, producing MSDGKQDIAKREDVRPAPALLPAVDIVEDETGISLSADLPGVPKEKLTVRVDGQSLSIEGEIALETPEGMEASYVEVRSPAYRRSFNLSRDLDPSKIDAHFKDGVLRLRIPKAEHAQPRKITVSVD from the coding sequence ATGAGCGACGGTAAACAAGACATCGCCAAGCGCGAAGACGTTCGACCGGCCCCGGCCCTGCTGCCCGCGGTGGATATCGTCGAGGACGAAACCGGCATCAGCCTGAGCGCCGATCTTCCGGGCGTGCCCAAAGAGAAACTGACGGTGCGCGTGGACGGCCAAAGCCTTTCGATCGAAGGCGAAATCGCCCTGGAGACGCCGGAGGGGATGGAAGCTAGTTATGTCGAAGTCCGCTCCCCTGCCTACCGCAGGAGCTTCAACCTGAGTCGGGACCTCGACCCTTCCAAGATCGACGCCCACTTCAAGGACGGGGTGTTGCGGCTGCGGATTCCCAAGGCGGAACATGCCCAGCCCCGCAAGATCACGGTCAGCGTGGACTGA
- a CDS encoding Hsp20/alpha crystallin family protein: MYESLLRFPTDLFSEFDRMQREMEQMFGALGMPTSIRAVTRGFPAVNIGATPKSVEVYAFAPGVDPSKLEVSVDRGLLTIAGERPSELPEENDKVSVYADERFSGSFKRVVSLPEDVDPSGIQARYRDGVLRVSVPRSEAAQPKRIEVR; encoded by the coding sequence ATGTACGAGTCCTTGCTACGGTTTCCAACCGATCTCTTCTCGGAATTCGATCGGATGCAGCGGGAGATGGAACAAATGTTCGGTGCGTTGGGCATGCCCACCAGCATCCGGGCGGTGACGCGGGGTTTTCCCGCCGTCAATATCGGCGCTACCCCCAAGTCCGTCGAGGTCTATGCCTTTGCCCCCGGCGTCGATCCATCCAAGCTGGAAGTCAGCGTGGACCGCGGGCTCTTGACCATCGCGGGGGAACGGCCGAGCGAATTGCCCGAGGAGAATGACAAGGTCAGCGTCTACGCCGACGAGCGGTTTTCGGGCAGCTTCAAACGGGTCGTGAGCCTGCCGGAAGACGTGGACCCCTCGGGCATACAGGCCCGCTATCGGGACGGCGTGCTGCGTGTCTCGGTACCGCGCAGTGAGGCGGCGCAACCCAAACGTATCGAAGTCAGATGA
- a CDS encoding cold-shock protein, with translation MSQQQQGTVKWFNESKGFGFIQRENGSDLFVHFRSIQGQGFKTLKEGQRVSFTEVAGQKGPQAENVVVL, from the coding sequence ATGTCACAACAGCAACAGGGAACCGTTAAATGGTTCAATGAAAGCAAGGGATTTGGTTTCATCCAGCGTGAAAACGGCAGTGATCTTTTTGTTCATTTCCGTTCGATCCAGGGCCAAGGTTTCAAGACCCTGAAAGAAGGCCAACGGGTGAGCTTCACCGAGGTCGCCGGACAGAAAGGGCCGCAGGCCGAGAACGTCGTGGTTCTGTAA
- a CDS encoding RNA recognition motif domain-containing protein → MLKLFVRNLPPQTTEAGLKELFTGYGKVFELQLSRDLFTGKARGTASVSMEGHEARKAIEALDGSDYEGKTIYVALDKGPRSGGRGRR, encoded by the coding sequence ATGTTGAAACTTTTTGTCAGAAATTTGCCCCCTCAAACCACCGAAGCGGGCCTCAAGGAACTGTTCACCGGCTACGGAAAGGTTTTCGAGCTTCAGCTCAGCCGCGACTTGTTCACCGGCAAGGCGCGCGGTACGGCTTCGGTCAGCATGGAAGGACACGAGGCCCGGAAGGCCATCGAGGCGCTGGACGGTTCCGATTACGAAGGCAAGACGATCTACGTCGCTTTGGACAAGGGTCCTCGCTCGGGCGGCCGCGGGCGCCGTTGA
- a CDS encoding thiopurine S-methyltransferase, protein MDPDFWHERWQQKQTGFHQTRVNPLLETFWPRCMGAARPRVFVPLCGKSLDMIWLQNLGHPVLGTELSPLAVDEFFRENGLSAVKTPLGSGFVRAESGDISLLCGNHFDLTPDLVGKIGAIYDRAALVAMPPEMQGRYAEQVFRLLPETPPMLLITLEYGAEEMSGPPFPVPEETVVRLFGQAYRIELLSARDALEGNPQLRAKGLSRLTEKAFWLRPKLRPEP, encoded by the coding sequence ATGGACCCTGACTTTTGGCACGAGCGCTGGCAGCAGAAGCAGACGGGCTTTCACCAGACACGAGTCAATCCGCTGCTCGAAACCTTCTGGCCTCGCTGCATGGGCGCGGCACGGCCGCGGGTTTTCGTTCCGCTGTGCGGAAAGTCCCTGGACATGATCTGGCTGCAAAACCTCGGACATCCGGTACTCGGGACCGAACTCAGCCCCCTTGCGGTCGACGAGTTCTTTCGGGAAAACGGCTTGTCGGCGGTCAAGACACCGCTCGGAAGCGGCTTCGTCCGTGCGGAGAGCGGCGATATAAGCTTGCTGTGCGGGAACCATTTCGACTTGACGCCGGACCTCGTCGGCAAGATCGGAGCGATCTACGACCGGGCAGCGTTGGTGGCGATGCCCCCGGAAATGCAGGGCCGTTACGCCGAGCAGGTCTTCCGGCTGCTGCCGGAAACCCCGCCCATGCTGCTCATTACGCTGGAATACGGCGCAGAGGAAATGAGCGGCCCGCCGTTCCCCGTCCCTGAGGAAACGGTGGTTCGCCTGTTCGGACAGGCCTACCGGATCGAGCTGCTGTCGGCGCGCGACGCGCTGGAAGGAAATCCGCAGCTGCGCGCCAAAGGACTGAGCCGCCTGACGGAAAAGGCCTTTTGGCTGCGGCCGAAGCTCCGGCCTGAACCCTAA
- a CDS encoding YcbK family protein, whose product MGFNPSLRTPMRASEPNLSRRSFLARVGIAATGALLLPSFDAHAYSLSQERTLYLYNKHTGEDMTLVCCPEQNYDRRTLRQFSHFLRDHHVDESYPMDPGLIDILYAISALTRSNGTFEIISGYRAPETNRMLRKHSHGVAEHSLHMEGKAIDLRMSDVSTRTLRKTALALQYGGVGYYRLADFVHLDTGRIRSW is encoded by the coding sequence ATGGGATTCAATCCGTCCTTGCGCACGCCCATGCGCGCCTCCGAACCCAATCTCAGCCGCCGCAGTTTTCTCGCCCGGGTGGGCATCGCCGCAACCGGAGCCCTTCTCCTCCCCAGCTTCGACGCCCACGCGTACTCCCTGAGCCAAGAGCGCACTCTGTATCTCTATAACAAGCATACCGGCGAAGACATGACCCTGGTGTGCTGTCCGGAACAAAACTACGACCGCAGGACCCTGCGGCAGTTCAGCCACTTCCTCCGGGACCATCACGTCGACGAAAGCTATCCCATGGATCCGGGACTTATCGACATACTCTACGCGATCTCCGCGCTGACCCGCTCCAACGGCACCTTCGAAATCATTTCCGGCTATCGCGCCCCGGAAACCAACCGGATGCTGCGCAAGCACAGCCACGGTGTGGCGGAACACAGCCTGCACATGGAAGGTAAAGCGATCGATCTGCGGATGAGCGACGTCAGCACCCGGACGCTTCGCAAGACCGCCCTGGCGTTGCAGTATGGCGGCGTCGGCTATTACCGGCTTGCCGATTTCGTCCATCTGGACACTGGACGCATCCGCTCTTGGTAA
- the mtnC gene encoding acireductone synthase, whose amino-acid sequence MIRAILTDIEGTTSSLSFVKETLFPYARARMADFVRSRAGDDTVRGLLADARAAAGDASLDDEGVIAQLVRWIDEDRKVTPLKAIQGLIWEEGYRNGDFFGHVYEDAVRRLKAWHEQGIGLYVFSSGSVHAQQLLFGHTRFGDLKPLFSGYFDTRIGAKQAPDAYRDIARQMGLPPEEILFLSDVEGELNAAREAGFKTFLLVREGGATTSDHPNGPDFDAIQPELF is encoded by the coding sequence ATGATCCGGGCGATTCTCACCGACATCGAGGGCACGACCTCCTCCCTGTCCTTCGTGAAAGAAACGCTGTTTCCCTATGCCCGCGCCCGAATGGCGGATTTCGTCCGCAGCCGCGCCGGCGACGACACCGTCCGGGGCCTCCTCGCCGACGCCAGAGCGGCGGCAGGAGACGCTTCGTTGGACGATGAAGGCGTCATCGCCCAGCTCGTCCGCTGGATCGACGAAGACCGCAAGGTCACGCCGCTCAAGGCTATTCAGGGTCTGATCTGGGAGGAGGGCTACCGCAACGGCGATTTTTTCGGGCACGTGTACGAAGACGCCGTGCGACGGCTCAAAGCCTGGCATGAACAGGGCATCGGCCTGTATGTGTTCTCCTCCGGCTCGGTCCATGCCCAGCAACTGCTGTTCGGCCATACCCGCTTCGGCGATCTCAAGCCGCTGTTTTCCGGTTACTTCGACACCCGTATCGGCGCGAAGCAGGCGCCCGATGCCTACCGTGACATTGCCCGGCAAATGGGCCTGCCGCCGGAGGAAATCCTGTTCCTCTCGGATGTCGAAGGCGAGCTGAATGCCGCCAGGGAAGCGGGCTTCAAAACCTTCCTGCTGGTTCGGGAAGGCGGAGCGACGACGAGCGATCATCCCAATGGCCCGGACTTTGACGCCATCCAGCCGGAACTCTTCTAA
- a CDS encoding 1,2-dihydroxy-3-keto-5-methylthiopentene dioxygenase, which produces MSLLTIHPESGTSAPEIIRDGDTIAERLAEIGVLFERWRAGRAFEPDAEQETILAAYADSVERLKAKYGFESADVISVGPDHPQKKELRSRFLSEHTHSDFEVRFFVEGRGLFYLHPGDRVYGILCERGDLLSVPANARHWFDMGAEPCLKCIRLFTTPEGWVADFTGSDIGERFPKLEDYLKAFA; this is translated from the coding sequence ACCATTCACCCCGAGTCCGGCACCTCCGCGCCGGAGATCATCCGCGACGGCGACACCATTGCGGAGCGGCTGGCTGAAATCGGCGTCCTGTTCGAGCGCTGGCGGGCGGGCCGGGCATTCGAACCGGATGCCGAGCAGGAAACGATCCTCGCGGCCTACGCCGATTCGGTCGAACGCTTGAAGGCGAAATACGGTTTCGAATCGGCCGACGTCATCAGCGTCGGCCCCGATCATCCGCAGAAGAAGGAATTGAGATCGCGCTTCCTGAGCGAGCACACCCACAGTGACTTCGAGGTGCGCTTCTTCGTCGAAGGCCGCGGCCTGTTCTATCTGCATCCCGGCGACCGGGTCTATGGCATCCTGTGCGAGCGGGGCGACCTGCTGAGCGTTCCGGCCAACGCCCGCCATTGGTTCGACATGGGCGCCGAACCCTGCCTGAAGTGCATCCGGCTGTTCACCACACCGGAAGGCTGGGTGGCGGATTTCACCGGCAGCGACATCGGCGAGCGGTTTCCCAAGCTCGAAGACTATCTGAAGGCTTTCGCATGA